The Clostridium sp. AWRP genome has a window encoding:
- a CDS encoding C1 family peptidase, giving the protein MIKRSYKLKPDKQDMRDRIYYASTIEKVSHLPKVIDLRKYMSPIVDQGELGSCTANAIVSGLREYLENVSNQPYKRLSRLYLYWWERFIENTVNEDSGAYIRDGMKVLKQLGCSFETDYPYDVSRFTDEPNPRAVLNGVSYTIKEYNRVKDLNTLKIALTEGLPVVIGIKVYSSFESDDVANTGIVPMPDITKEQLLGGHAVLVVGYNDNNHQVIMRNSWGEDWGDKGYFYLPYQYFTDPNNYVTDMWTGK; this is encoded by the coding sequence ATGATAAAAAGAAGTTATAAACTAAAGCCGGATAAACAAGATATGAGAGATAGAATTTACTATGCTTCTACTATAGAGAAAGTTTCACATCTTCCTAAAGTCATAGACCTTAGAAAATATATGTCACCAATAGTGGACCAAGGAGAGCTGGGAAGTTGTACAGCTAATGCTATTGTTTCAGGATTACGTGAGTATCTTGAAAATGTATCGAATCAGCCATATAAACGACTTAGTCGTTTATATTTATATTGGTGGGAAAGGTTTATAGAGAATACTGTAAATGAGGATAGTGGAGCTTATATTAGGGATGGAATGAAAGTGCTTAAACAGCTTGGGTGTTCTTTTGAAACTGATTATCCTTATGATGTTAGTAGATTTACAGATGAACCGAATCCGAGGGCTGTATTAAATGGAGTGTCATATACAATTAAGGAATATAACCGTGTAAAAGATTTAAACACTTTAAAAATTGCTTTAACTGAAGGATTACCAGTAGTTATAGGAATAAAAGTATATTCAAGTTTTGAATCAGATGATGTTGCAAATACCGGAATAGTTCCAATGCCAGATATAACTAAAGAACAGTTATTAGGTGGACACGCAGTATTAGTAGTAGGATATAATGATAATAATCATCAAGTTATTATGCGTAATTCTTGGGGAGAAGATTGGGGAGATAAAGGATATTTCTATCTTCCTTATCAGTACTTTACTGATCCTAATAATTATGTTACAGATATGTGGACAGGAAAGTAA
- a CDS encoding GH25 family lysozyme: MKGIDIFSGNNIQSFQQIKSSGVEVVYIKATEGRTYTDKTFYDFYKQAKALGLKVGFYHYLRGNDPVIEAQHFLSVVSNMPVDCVYAIDTEDDSIRNSSANQRVRQFADHLKSRGKAAGLYTYDSFYEECLNKNIIGDLPLWVAHYGVSEPNVKPYAGFQYSETGRVPGISGNVDLNIFNDGILLDTTIVPRTPVLKEQIQALEYWLNVDYNAHILDDGLIRHHELDPNLEAVGKIITKGHKSHLVQWIQQKLEGYGYLKKGSYIDMLYDEPTFQAVTNMQKNWQRETSGKILVSNRTWEIFLNN; this comes from the coding sequence ATGAAAGGCATTGATATTTTTAGTGGAAACAATATACAGAGCTTTCAACAAATTAAAAGTTCAGGTGTAGAAGTAGTTTATATTAAAGCAACAGAGGGTAGGACGTATACAGATAAAACATTTTATGATTTCTATAAGCAAGCAAAGGCTTTAGGGTTAAAGGTTGGATTCTATCATTACTTAAGAGGAAATGATCCAGTGATAGAAGCACAGCATTTTTTAAGTGTAGTTTCTAATATGCCAGTAGATTGTGTTTATGCAATAGATACAGAGGATGATAGTATTAGAAATAGTTCAGCTAACCAAAGAGTTAGACAATTTGCTGATCATTTAAAAAGTCGGGGGAAGGCTGCAGGATTATATACTTATGATAGTTTCTATGAGGAATGTCTAAATAAAAATATTATAGGCGACTTGCCTTTATGGGTTGCACATTATGGAGTATCTGAGCCTAATGTAAAACCATATGCAGGGTTTCAATATTCGGAAACTGGAAGGGTACCAGGTATAAGTGGAAATGTAGATCTGAATATTTTTAATGATGGTATTTTGTTAGATACTACAATTGTGCCAAGGACTCCTGTTTTAAAAGAACAGATACAAGCCTTGGAGTATTGGCTAAACGTAGATTATAATGCACATATCTTAGATGATGGATTGATACGTCACCATGAGTTAGATCCTAATTTAGAAGCTGTAGGTAAAATTATTACCAAGGGGCATAAAAGCCATCTTGTACAATGGATTCAACAAAAATTAGAAGGGTATGGATACTTAAAGAAAGGTTCTTATATTGATATGTTATATGATGAGCCTACTTTCCAAGCGGTCACGAATATGCAGAAGAATTGGCAGAGAGAAACAAGTGGCAAAATTTTAGTTTCAAATAGAACATGGGAAATATTTTTAAATAATTAA
- a CDS encoding DUF4352 domain-containing protein: protein MKKRVIIEIIGAILIFIVGYFAGDTVAINRMNKTVDSKVSSETSDTSTSSKPTKPKEEQKQKIYKLGEEGTSGNWGIKVLDVQELTTIQGGDSSDNRTTQQKFIMVKLQLNNKSQAAAQYSNEEFILDDTKTKAQYKSSMEAGETANQKETIYNKNSEFVGINEDVNPNTPKQTYVVFEVPKDFNMENGILIHGDNDGKAVGYNIK from the coding sequence ATGAAAAAGAGAGTAATTATAGAAATTATAGGAGCTATTTTAATTTTTATTGTTGGTTATTTTGCAGGAGATACAGTAGCTATAAATAGAATGAATAAAACTGTTGATTCAAAGGTATCCAGTGAGACGTCTGATACATCAACATCTTCTAAGCCTACTAAGCCTAAAGAAGAACAAAAACAAAAGATATATAAATTGGGTGAAGAAGGTACTTCAGGCAACTGGGGCATAAAGGTTTTAGATGTACAGGAACTTACCACAATACAAGGAGGGGATAGCTCAGACAATAGAACTACACAACAAAAATTTATTATGGTTAAACTTCAACTTAATAATAAATCTCAAGCAGCAGCTCAATATTCTAATGAAGAATTCATATTAGATGATACTAAAACAAAGGCACAATATAAGTCTAGTATGGAAGCTGGAGAAACAGCCAATCAAAAAGAAACTATATACAATAAAAATAGTGAGTTTGTAGGAATAAATGAAGATGTAAATCCTAATACACCTAAGCAAACTTATGTAGTGTTTGAAGTGCCTAAAGATTTTAATATGGAAAATGGTATATTAATACACGGAGACAATGACGGAAAGGCTGTTGGATACAATATAAAATAA
- a CDS encoding helix-turn-helix transcriptional regulator — MIKNLSQSQLGKLISVNHSTIQDYESGMCFPSTNILTKISKVLNMPIEYYYDNYYKFIFSDYSNMIKNWRIKNNLSYWQAGKLTGIDYRSFKNWENGGAIDRFHYEKLKPYLNT, encoded by the coding sequence TTGATTAAAAACTTATCACAAAGTCAATTAGGGAAACTAATAAGTGTTAATCACTCAACCATACAAGACTATGAATCCGGAATGTGTTTTCCTTCTACTAATATATTAACAAAAATATCTAAAGTTTTAAATATGCCTATAGAATATTACTATGATAATTACTATAAATTTATATTTTCTGATTATAGTAATATGATAAAAAACTGGAGAATTAAGAACAATCTATCCTATTGGCAAGCTGGAAAGCTTACAGGAATTGATTATAGATCATTTAAAAATTGGGAAAATGGCGGTGCTATTGATAGATTTCATTATGAAAAGTTAAAACCGTATTTAAATACTTAA
- a CDS encoding IS256 family transposase, producing the protein MKEIEVPDIDYKEEVKKCKTMEDVVGRNGLLQRLLKDVIQNMLEAEMEELLGREKYQRSEDSENKNYRNGYSKKSIRSSVGDVNLDIPRDRKADFEPKVVKKYETVCNELDKKIIGLYARGMSTRDIQSELEELYGIDVSPTMISKITDKVMDSAAQWQNRALDDVYPIVYMDAIHFKVREENKIVTKAAYICMALDMKGYKDILGIWIGEAEGAKFWLSVCNDLRNRGVKEILIACMDGLKGLPDAIKSVFPDVSIQNCIIHQIRNSIKYIASKDKKEFMKDLKCVYKAPTEDSAINGLDNLKKKWDQKYSIVIESWYNNWDKLSTYFNYSPEIRKIIYTTNALEGFNRQLRKFTKIRTVFPNDEALRKSLYLATEKVMEKWTSPSQNWGMTLAQLTIVFNDKLGEEIL; encoded by the coding sequence ATGAAAGAAATTGAAGTACCAGATATCGATTATAAGGAAGAAGTTAAAAAATGCAAAACTATGGAGGACGTAGTTGGCAGAAATGGTTTGCTGCAGAGACTTTTAAAGGATGTTATACAAAATATGCTTGAGGCAGAAATGGAAGAACTGCTTGGCAGAGAAAAATATCAAAGAAGTGAGGATTCAGAAAATAAAAATTATAGAAATGGATACTCAAAGAAAAGTATTAGGAGCAGTGTTGGTGATGTAAATCTTGATATACCAAGAGATAGAAAAGCTGACTTTGAACCTAAAGTTGTAAAAAAATATGAAACTGTATGCAATGAACTGGATAAGAAAATTATAGGATTATACGCAAGAGGTATGTCTACAAGAGACATTCAGTCAGAACTGGAAGAATTATATGGCATCGATGTATCGCCAACAATGATATCAAAAATAACTGATAAAGTTATGGATTCAGCTGCACAATGGCAGAATAGGGCACTGGATGACGTGTATCCTATTGTTTATATGGATGCAATACATTTTAAGGTTAGGGAAGAAAATAAAATAGTCACAAAAGCTGCCTATATATGTATGGCCCTTGATATGAAAGGATATAAAGATATTTTGGGCATATGGATTGGTGAAGCCGAAGGAGCAAAATTCTGGCTGTCAGTTTGCAATGATTTAAGAAATAGAGGAGTAAAAGAAATACTGATTGCCTGTATGGATGGACTAAAAGGGCTTCCAGATGCAATAAAATCCGTATTTCCGGATGTTAGTATTCAAAATTGTATAATACACCAAATAAGAAATTCTATTAAGTATATAGCTTCCAAAGATAAAAAGGAATTTATGAAAGATTTAAAATGCGTATATAAAGCACCTACTGAAGATTCTGCAATTAACGGCCTGGATAATCTAAAGAAAAAATGGGATCAGAAGTATAGTATAGTAATTGAATCCTGGTATAATAACTGGGATAAGTTATCAACATATTTTAATTACTCACCGGAAATCAGGAAAATTATTTATACTACAAACGCATTAGAGGGTTTCAACCGACAGCTTAGAAAGTTTACGAAGATAAGAACAGTATTTCCAAATGATGAAGCACTTAGAAAATCTCTTTACCTAGCTACTGAGAAAGTCATGGAAAAATGGACTTCTCCATCCCAAAATTGGGGAATGACATTGGCACAATTAACTATTGTGTTTAATGATAAACTAGGCGAAGAGATACTCTAA
- a CDS encoding recombinase family protein — MIAAVYSRKSTFTCKGESIENQVQICKEYANNNLKISSFIIYEDEGFSGGNTNRPRFQELLTDARKEKFNFLICYRLDRISRNVADFSNTLELLQKHNISFVSVKEQFDTSTPMGKAMVYIASVFAQLERETIAERVRDNMLELSKSGRWLGGQTPLGFNSKKVTYYNSEMKQKFMHKLSPIKKELDKVKLIYSKYMEFCSISLVLKYLLTNNIKGKNDGDFSSMSINDILRNPVYVKSDNSVFKYLKGLGITTCGIPNGNGIITYNKRNSKYMTRNTSEWIAAVAKHKGIIESTTWLEVQFQLDKNKRKSNPRQGTSKKSLLSGILKCALCGAPMRVSYGRPKKNGNERIYYYVCTMKAHSGKSRCANPNANGPKIEKAIAENIKGLSINKLLKELQCHKNESTSSIKNNFIEILKREIQDKNNQMNTLLQQLSNINVDDSPASKFILNKIENLAKTIKDLNLKLDKSKNIEEENVDKNIALDIIEKNLEDFNSYFSIIKDVSIKRHILENIIDKIYWNGTTGDIDVYLWGSEKTHKIHHSIF, encoded by the coding sequence ATGATAGCAGCTGTATACAGCAGGAAATCCACGTTTACGTGCAAAGGTGAGTCTATAGAAAATCAGGTGCAAATATGCAAAGAATATGCCAATAACAATTTGAAAATAAGCAGTTTTATAATATATGAAGATGAGGGTTTTTCTGGCGGCAATACAAATAGGCCTAGATTTCAAGAACTTTTAACGGATGCTAGGAAAGAAAAATTTAATTTTTTAATATGTTACAGGTTAGACAGAATTAGTAGAAACGTTGCTGATTTTTCTAATACATTAGAATTATTACAGAAACACAATATATCTTTTGTAAGTGTAAAAGAGCAGTTTGATACAAGCACCCCTATGGGTAAAGCCATGGTATATATAGCTTCTGTTTTTGCACAGTTAGAGCGAGAAACTATTGCAGAACGTGTTCGAGACAATATGTTAGAACTTTCAAAATCCGGCCGCTGGCTTGGAGGTCAAACTCCCCTTGGTTTCAATTCTAAGAAAGTAACTTATTATAACTCTGAAATGAAACAAAAATTTATGCATAAACTTTCTCCTATAAAAAAAGAATTGGATAAGGTCAAATTGATATATAGTAAATACATGGAATTTTGTTCTATATCCTTAGTTCTTAAATATCTACTTACTAATAACATAAAAGGGAAAAATGATGGAGACTTTTCATCTATGTCAATAAATGATATTCTTAGAAATCCCGTTTATGTCAAATCAGATAATTCGGTTTTTAAATATTTAAAAGGCTTAGGTATAACTACCTGCGGCATACCTAATGGCAATGGAATTATTACATATAATAAACGCAATTCAAAATATATGACTAGAAATACAAGTGAGTGGATTGCTGCAGTTGCCAAACATAAAGGAATTATTGAAAGTACTACCTGGTTAGAAGTACAATTTCAATTAGATAAAAATAAAAGGAAATCCAATCCAAGACAGGGAACATCTAAAAAATCTTTATTATCTGGAATATTAAAATGTGCTTTGTGTGGTGCACCCATGCGTGTCTCTTATGGAAGGCCTAAAAAAAATGGGAATGAAAGAATTTACTATTATGTGTGTACAATGAAAGCCCATTCTGGAAAAAGCAGATGTGCTAACCCTAATGCCAACGGTCCAAAAATTGAAAAAGCTATTGCTGAAAATATTAAAGGACTAAGCATAAATAAGCTTTTAAAAGAACTACAATGTCATAAAAATGAATCAACTTCCTCTATTAAAAATAATTTTATTGAAATACTAAAAAGAGAAATTCAAGATAAAAATAACCAAATGAATACATTATTACAACAATTATCAAATATAAATGTAGATGACTCCCCTGCTTCTAAATTTATCCTAAATAAAATAGAAAACTTAGCAAAAACAATAAAGGATTTAAATTTGAAATTAGACAAATCTAAAAATATTGAAGAAGAAAATGTAGATAAAAATATAGCCCTCGATATAATAGAGAAAAACTTAGAAGATTTTAATTCATACTTTTCCATAATAAAGGATGTATCAATTAAAAGACATATTTTAGAAAACATAATTGACAAAATCTACTGGAATGGTACTACAGGTGATATTGATGTTTACCTATGGGGAAGTGAAAAAACACACAAGATTCATCATAGTATTTTCTAA
- a CDS encoding YmfQ family protein gives MYGDNLYGSIKYAENTINEEEIKPYIPDLMQHLPPWYRNTEMMNQIENSAAREMGLVRYNQQDLLNQFFIDTATWGLSIIWEPPLGIATDLNKTYEDRRAVIKAKLRGSGTTTVAMIKNTAEAFSGGECDVIQYPENYSFTLQFIGIKGIPKNMEAFKHMLEDIKPAHLGYDIKYTYTVWNFLKDKNLTVDQAKSNTWDSLKVYNG, from the coding sequence ATGTATGGTGATAATTTATATGGCAGTATTAAATATGCAGAAAATACAATAAATGAGGAAGAAATTAAACCGTATATTCCTGATCTAATGCAGCATTTACCTCCATGGTACCGCAATACTGAGATGATGAACCAAATTGAAAATAGTGCAGCTAGGGAAATGGGACTGGTTAGGTATAATCAACAAGATTTGCTTAACCAATTTTTTATAGATACTGCTACATGGGGGTTAAGTATTATATGGGAGCCACCTTTAGGGATTGCAACAGATTTAAATAAAACATATGAAGATAGAAGGGCAGTTATAAAAGCAAAACTAAGAGGATCTGGGACAACTACCGTTGCTATGATAAAAAATACTGCAGAAGCTTTCTCAGGTGGGGAATGTGATGTAATTCAGTATCCGGAGAACTATAGCTTTACACTACAATTTATTGGAATTAAGGGTATCCCTAAAAATATGGAAGCTTTTAAACATATGTTGGAGGATATAAAGCCAGCTCACTTAGGCTATGACATCAAATATACTTATACTGTTTGGAACTTCTTAAAAGATAAAAATCTTACAGTTGACCAAGCTAAATCCAATACATGGGACAGCCTAAAAGTTTATAACGGATAG
- a CDS encoding sulfide/dihydroorotate dehydrogenase-like FAD/NAD-binding protein: MYCIDAGSEYCPCHLAETNDCILCSQLSGEEFCQCKDWCGVCIYEQYISNGKKAKNLRKTYDCPILDKKVAKDSLCMFTLEAPENLVRELSNPGSFVFLRNKESVNYYDVPISIINADNTNNTLDVAIKSSGTKTKVLFKLNKGDKILLRGPFSNGIMGLSNISNAKDGISLIIARGIGIAPSIPVMKKLYSNKNKLISIIDTQFKENFYEDYFKGCKSKVLDCTILDDGNLSEKFKLMLKKILRENSINLVHCGGPDIMSYKIIDFIDKINSSQNKFINFSCCNNSKMSCGEGICASCTKHYDGDIVRRLCKVQMDPRDLFKGRRLL; encoded by the coding sequence ATGTATTGTATTGATGCAGGAAGTGAATATTGTCCATGCCACCTAGCAGAAACCAATGACTGTATACTATGCTCTCAACTTTCCGGTGAAGAGTTTTGCCAATGCAAAGACTGGTGTGGAGTTTGTATATATGAACAATATATTTCTAATGGTAAAAAAGCAAAAAATTTAAGAAAAACTTATGATTGTCCTATATTAGACAAAAAAGTAGCTAAAGATTCTCTTTGCATGTTTACTTTAGAAGCACCAGAAAACTTAGTAAGAGAATTATCAAATCCTGGAAGCTTTGTATTTTTAAGAAATAAGGAAAGTGTAAATTATTATGACGTACCAATTTCCATTATAAATGCAGATAATACAAACAATACTCTCGATGTTGCAATAAAATCAAGCGGCACAAAAACTAAAGTTCTTTTTAAATTAAATAAAGGCGATAAAATACTTCTTAGAGGACCGTTTTCAAATGGAATAATGGGACTTTCAAATATTTCTAATGCCAAAGATGGCATATCATTAATTATAGCCCGAGGCATAGGAATTGCTCCTTCCATTCCAGTTATGAAAAAATTATATTCAAATAAGAACAAGCTTATCTCTATTATTGACACACAATTCAAAGAAAATTTTTATGAGGATTATTTTAAGGGATGCAAATCAAAAGTGTTAGATTGCACTATATTGGATGATGGAAATCTATCTGAGAAATTTAAATTAATGCTTAAAAAAATTCTCCGGGAAAATTCCATAAATTTAGTACACTGTGGAGGCCCGGATATAATGAGTTATAAAATTATAGATTTTATAGATAAAATAAACAGTTCACAAAACAAATTCATAAACTTTTCCTGCTGCAATAATTCCAAAATGAGCTGCGGTGAAGGAATATGCGCAAGCTGCACCAAACACTATGATGGTGACATAGTTAGAAGGCTGTGCAAGGTGCAAATGGATCCAAGAGATTTATTTAAAGGTAGAAGATTATTATAG
- a CDS encoding hemolysin XhlA family protein translates to MSECYDAKLCTEKHKQVDETFDLHERRLNDHADRLKKLEGRGERVDEKLGDLCDRLNNLISTLKWGMGILGASFLGLFIYLLELHLK, encoded by the coding sequence ATGAGTGAATGTTATGATGCTAAATTATGCACAGAAAAGCATAAACAAGTGGACGAGACTTTTGATCTGCATGAGAGAAGATTAAATGATCATGCTGATAGGCTTAAAAAGTTAGAAGGAAGGGGAGAGCGGGTAGATGAAAAGTTAGGAGATTTGTGTGACAGACTTAATAATTTAATAAGTACCTTAAAATGGGGTATGGGCATATTAGGAGCTTCATTCTTGGGGCTCTTTATTTATTTACTAGAATTACATTTAAAATAA
- a CDS encoding DMT family transporter, which translates to MKKGYIYSVLSAILFGTCGIIIKIAFSEGANSINILTLQYMMSIPIMFLGILIIDSKALKIGKKDLYHTAVLGIVGNTFMTIFYYMAFNYLDVSMVTILLYTYPAMVFIYSVVFQKMQVSSNKIFALIVTFIGCFLALGLNQGIKTFSTKGFMYGILAAVFYAFMNVYTEKKMDKLNPLAVNFYSIIFSFLSLIIFKFPVDVFRQDLNGKLIACIVILGVFCEIIPLTLLYAAIKHIGALKVSIIGNLEIPTAMFLSFFILKEHLTLLQVFGAALVIYAVYSIKKMD; encoded by the coding sequence TTGAAAAAAGGATACATATATTCTGTATTGTCTGCCATATTATTTGGAACTTGCGGAATCATAATAAAAATTGCTTTCTCGGAAGGGGCAAATTCTATAAATATATTGACACTTCAATATATGATGTCAATTCCAATTATGTTTTTAGGCATACTTATAATAGATAGTAAGGCTTTAAAAATAGGGAAAAAGGATTTATATCACACAGCAGTTCTTGGTATAGTAGGTAATACTTTTATGACGATTTTCTATTATATGGCTTTTAATTATCTTGATGTTTCAATGGTTACCATACTGCTTTATACATATCCTGCTATGGTTTTTATTTATTCAGTAGTATTTCAAAAAATGCAGGTAAGTTCTAATAAGATTTTTGCTCTTATTGTAACTTTTATAGGTTGTTTTTTAGCTTTGGGTCTTAACCAAGGGATAAAGACCTTTTCAACCAAGGGTTTTATGTACGGAATTCTAGCGGCAGTATTTTATGCTTTTATGAATGTATATACGGAGAAAAAAATGGATAAATTAAACCCACTTGCAGTTAACTTTTACTCTATTATTTTTTCATTTTTATCTTTAATAATTTTTAAATTTCCAGTGGATGTGTTTAGACAGGATTTGAACGGAAAATTAATTGCTTGCATTGTAATATTAGGAGTGTTTTGTGAGATAATACCTTTAACTTTGCTTTACGCAGCAATTAAACATATTGGGGCTTTAAAAGTTTCAATAATAGGAAATCTAGAAATACCTACAGCTATGTTTCTTTCCTTTTTTATTTTAAAGGAACATTTAACACTACTTCAAGTTTTTGGAGCAGCACTTGTCATTTATGCCGTTTATAGTATAAAAAAAATGGATTGA